The proteins below come from a single Megachile rotundata isolate GNS110a unplaced genomic scaffold, iyMegRotu1 scaffold0229, whole genome shotgun sequence genomic window:
- the LOC100880185 gene encoding uncharacterized protein LOC100880185 isoform X1: MTWIIDDHRETLFVRSSGFITKHVNTRRRTFELSRDSKYRNHARRNTPVHSIVLQSNRTDILECLSVLINENNTGNGRSEDLMLDEQLLDGTTLTAVTLPDGTQAFVANNFNDNEAEQKGPTTLELQSGDTILLRDISEFMEDKPFRFELDPAALVQAAHGTTIENVENAYPRVELIDGAAYVVTSHVDVGKDLWEIENGKLKKKESKILLNKLSASRIRHPCPREGCSKVYSTPHHLKVHERSHTGQRPYRCTHPKCKKSFSTGYSLKAHLRTHTGEKPYKCSTEACDKSFKTSGDLLKHVRTHTGERPFLCPFDGCGRSFTTSNIRKVHVRTHTGERPYKCTQPKCGKAFASATNYKNHIRIHSGEKPYVCSIENCGRRFTEYSSLYKHHLVHTQQRPFECKVCFRRYRQSSTLVMHKRTAHALVDHEDNVEDTFCQQSVQESSIRCNDKRKTSVAEESDGSPPLKITEKDGQIRISKAVDDVNDNETQILLVGDSSQIAALHKIELNGGFDEPGIDTSFEELNIKIEDIELGWN; this comes from the exons ATGACGTGGATCATCGACGATCATCGCGAAACGTTATTTGTTCGCAGTTCTGGATTTATAACGAAACATGTCAATACACGACGGAGAACTTTCGAATTGTCTCGTGACTCGAAGTATCGAAACCATGCCCGACGAAACACACCag TCCATTCTATCGTTTTACAGAGTAATCGTACGGATATACTGGAGTGCTTGTCAGTTTTGATTAATGAAAATAACACTGGAAATGGTCGATCAGAAGATTTAATGTTGGACGAACAACTATTGGATGGTACAACATTAACAGCTGTAACATTACCCGATGGAACACAAGCATTCGTTGCAAATAATTTTAACGATAATG AAGCAGAACAAAAAGGACCGACAACGTTAGAATTACAAAGCGGAGATACTATATTATTGCGAGATATATCAGAATTTATGGAAGATAAACCATTCCGTTTCGAATTAGATCCAGCTGCACTGGTCCAAGCAGCTCATGGCACTACCATAGAAAACGTTGAGAATGCTTATCCACGAGTAGAGTTGATCGATGGAGCTGCTTACGTGGTGACAAGCCATGTCGACGTTGGTAAAGATTTGTGGGAAATAGAGAATGGCAAATTGAAGAAAAAAGAATCgaagattttattaaataaattgtccGCATCAAGGATCAGACACCCTTGCCCGAGAGAGGGATGTTCAAAAGTTTACAGTACACCTCATCATTTGAAG GTACATGAACGATCTCATACCGGTCAGCGACCATACAGATGCACGCATCCCAAATGTAAGAAGAGTTTCTCGACAGGGTACAGTTTGAAAGCACATTTGCGTACGCATACAGGAGAAAAACCGTACAAATGTTCGACCGAAGCGTGCGATAAAAGTTTCAAGACTTCCGGTGATTTGTTAAAACACGTCCGCACACACACCGGAGAACGACCATTTCTTTGTCCATTCGATGGCTGCGGTCGTTCTTTTACTACCAGTAATATCAGAAAG GTTCACGTTAGAACGCATACCGGTGAACGTCCATACAAATGTACGCAACCTAAATGCGGAAAAGCCTTCGCTAGCGCGACGaattataaaaatcatataCGAATTCATTCAGGCGAGAAACCTTATGTCTGTTCGATTGAAAATTGTGGAAGGAGATTCACGGAATACTCTAGTCTATATAAACATCACCTT gttCACACGCAACAACGACCGTTCGAATGCAAAGTTTGCTTCAGGAGGTACAGACAAAGCAGTACTCTTGTAATGCATAAACGAACAGCTCACGCTTTAGTCGATCACGAGGACAACGTTGAGGACACGTTTTGTCAACAGTCTGTTCAAGAATCTTCTATTCGGTGTAACGATAAGCGAAAGACAAGCGTTGCAGAGGAAAGTGACGGCAGTCCGCCGTTAAAG ATTACAGAGAAAGATGGACAGATTCGTATTTCCAAAGCGGTCGATGATGTAAATGACAATGAAACGCAGATTCTGTTGGTCGGTGATTCTTCGCAAATTGCAGCATTACAT AAGATCGAGCTGAACGGTGGATTCGACGAGCCTGGGATCGATACTTCATTCGAAGAACTCAACATAAAGATCGAGGACATTGAACTTGGATGGAATTGA
- the LOC100880185 gene encoding uncharacterized protein LOC100880185 isoform X4 has protein sequence MTWIIDDHRETLFVRSSGFITKHVNTRRRTFELSRDSKYRNHARRNTPVHSIVLQSNRTDILECLSVLINENNTGNGRSEDLMLDEQLLDGTTLTAVTLPDGTQAFVANNFNDNEAEQKGPTTLELQSGDTILLRDISEFMEDKPFRFELDPAALVQAAHGTTIENVENAYPRVELIDGAAYVVTSHVDVGKDLWEIENGKLKKKESKILLNKLSASRIRHPCPREGCSKVYSTPHHLKVHERSHTGQRPYRCTHPKCKKSFSTGYSLKAHLRTHTGEKPYKCSTEACDKSFKTSGDLLKHVRTHTGERPFLCPFDGCGRSFTTSNIRKVHVRTHTGERPYKCTQPKCGKAFASATNYKNHIRIHSGEKPYVCSIENCGRRFTEYSSLYKHHLVHTQQRPFECKVCFRRYRQSSTLVMHKRTAHALVDHEDNVEDTFCQQSVQESSIRCNDKRKTSVAEESDGSPPLKKIELNGGFDEPGIDTSFEELNIKIEDIELGWN, from the exons ATGACGTGGATCATCGACGATCATCGCGAAACGTTATTTGTTCGCAGTTCTGGATTTATAACGAAACATGTCAATACACGACGGAGAACTTTCGAATTGTCTCGTGACTCGAAGTATCGAAACCATGCCCGACGAAACACACCag TCCATTCTATCGTTTTACAGAGTAATCGTACGGATATACTGGAGTGCTTGTCAGTTTTGATTAATGAAAATAACACTGGAAATGGTCGATCAGAAGATTTAATGTTGGACGAACAACTATTGGATGGTACAACATTAACAGCTGTAACATTACCCGATGGAACACAAGCATTCGTTGCAAATAATTTTAACGATAATG AAGCAGAACAAAAAGGACCGACAACGTTAGAATTACAAAGCGGAGATACTATATTATTGCGAGATATATCAGAATTTATGGAAGATAAACCATTCCGTTTCGAATTAGATCCAGCTGCACTGGTCCAAGCAGCTCATGGCACTACCATAGAAAACGTTGAGAATGCTTATCCACGAGTAGAGTTGATCGATGGAGCTGCTTACGTGGTGACAAGCCATGTCGACGTTGGTAAAGATTTGTGGGAAATAGAGAATGGCAAATTGAAGAAAAAAGAATCgaagattttattaaataaattgtccGCATCAAGGATCAGACACCCTTGCCCGAGAGAGGGATGTTCAAAAGTTTACAGTACACCTCATCATTTGAAG GTACATGAACGATCTCATACCGGTCAGCGACCATACAGATGCACGCATCCCAAATGTAAGAAGAGTTTCTCGACAGGGTACAGTTTGAAAGCACATTTGCGTACGCATACAGGAGAAAAACCGTACAAATGTTCGACCGAAGCGTGCGATAAAAGTTTCAAGACTTCCGGTGATTTGTTAAAACACGTCCGCACACACACCGGAGAACGACCATTTCTTTGTCCATTCGATGGCTGCGGTCGTTCTTTTACTACCAGTAATATCAGAAAG GTTCACGTTAGAACGCATACCGGTGAACGTCCATACAAATGTACGCAACCTAAATGCGGAAAAGCCTTCGCTAGCGCGACGaattataaaaatcatataCGAATTCATTCAGGCGAGAAACCTTATGTCTGTTCGATTGAAAATTGTGGAAGGAGATTCACGGAATACTCTAGTCTATATAAACATCACCTT gttCACACGCAACAACGACCGTTCGAATGCAAAGTTTGCTTCAGGAGGTACAGACAAAGCAGTACTCTTGTAATGCATAAACGAACAGCTCACGCTTTAGTCGATCACGAGGACAACGTTGAGGACACGTTTTGTCAACAGTCTGTTCAAGAATCTTCTATTCGGTGTAACGATAAGCGAAAGACAAGCGTTGCAGAGGAAAGTGACGGCAGTCCGCCGTTAAAG AAGATCGAGCTGAACGGTGGATTCGACGAGCCTGGGATCGATACTTCATTCGAAGAACTCAACATAAAGATCGAGGACATTGAACTTGGATGGAATTGA
- the LOC100880185 gene encoding uncharacterized protein LOC100880185 isoform X2, whose protein sequence is MTWIIDDHRETLFVRSSGFITKHVNTRRRTFELSRDSKYRNHARRNTPVHSIVLQSNRTDILECLSVLINENNTGNGRSEDLMLDEQLLDGTTLTAVTLPDGTQAFVANNFNDNEAEQKGPTTLELQSGDTILLRDISEFMEDKPFRFELDPAALVQAAHGTTIENVENAYPRVELIDGAAYVVTSHVDVGKDLWEIENGKLKKKESKILLNKLSASRIRHPCPREGCSKVYSTPHHLKVHERSHTGQRPYRCTHPKCKKSFSTGYSLKAHLRTHTGEKPYKCSTEACDKSFKTSGDLLKHVRTHTGERPFLCPFDGCGRSFTTSNIRKVHVRTHTGERPYKCTQPKCGKAFASATNYKNHIRIHSGEKPYVCSIENCGRRFTEYSSLYKHHLVHTQQRPFECKVCFRRYRQSSTLVMHKRTAHALVDHEDNVEDTFCQQSVQESSIRCNDKRKTSVAEESDGSPPLKITEKDGQIRISKAVDDVNDNETQILLVGDSSQIAALHVEDRAERWIRRAWDRYFIRRTQHKDRGH, encoded by the exons ATGACGTGGATCATCGACGATCATCGCGAAACGTTATTTGTTCGCAGTTCTGGATTTATAACGAAACATGTCAATACACGACGGAGAACTTTCGAATTGTCTCGTGACTCGAAGTATCGAAACCATGCCCGACGAAACACACCag TCCATTCTATCGTTTTACAGAGTAATCGTACGGATATACTGGAGTGCTTGTCAGTTTTGATTAATGAAAATAACACTGGAAATGGTCGATCAGAAGATTTAATGTTGGACGAACAACTATTGGATGGTACAACATTAACAGCTGTAACATTACCCGATGGAACACAAGCATTCGTTGCAAATAATTTTAACGATAATG AAGCAGAACAAAAAGGACCGACAACGTTAGAATTACAAAGCGGAGATACTATATTATTGCGAGATATATCAGAATTTATGGAAGATAAACCATTCCGTTTCGAATTAGATCCAGCTGCACTGGTCCAAGCAGCTCATGGCACTACCATAGAAAACGTTGAGAATGCTTATCCACGAGTAGAGTTGATCGATGGAGCTGCTTACGTGGTGACAAGCCATGTCGACGTTGGTAAAGATTTGTGGGAAATAGAGAATGGCAAATTGAAGAAAAAAGAATCgaagattttattaaataaattgtccGCATCAAGGATCAGACACCCTTGCCCGAGAGAGGGATGTTCAAAAGTTTACAGTACACCTCATCATTTGAAG GTACATGAACGATCTCATACCGGTCAGCGACCATACAGATGCACGCATCCCAAATGTAAGAAGAGTTTCTCGACAGGGTACAGTTTGAAAGCACATTTGCGTACGCATACAGGAGAAAAACCGTACAAATGTTCGACCGAAGCGTGCGATAAAAGTTTCAAGACTTCCGGTGATTTGTTAAAACACGTCCGCACACACACCGGAGAACGACCATTTCTTTGTCCATTCGATGGCTGCGGTCGTTCTTTTACTACCAGTAATATCAGAAAG GTTCACGTTAGAACGCATACCGGTGAACGTCCATACAAATGTACGCAACCTAAATGCGGAAAAGCCTTCGCTAGCGCGACGaattataaaaatcatataCGAATTCATTCAGGCGAGAAACCTTATGTCTGTTCGATTGAAAATTGTGGAAGGAGATTCACGGAATACTCTAGTCTATATAAACATCACCTT gttCACACGCAACAACGACCGTTCGAATGCAAAGTTTGCTTCAGGAGGTACAGACAAAGCAGTACTCTTGTAATGCATAAACGAACAGCTCACGCTTTAGTCGATCACGAGGACAACGTTGAGGACACGTTTTGTCAACAGTCTGTTCAAGAATCTTCTATTCGGTGTAACGATAAGCGAAAGACAAGCGTTGCAGAGGAAAGTGACGGCAGTCCGCCGTTAAAG ATTACAGAGAAAGATGGACAGATTCGTATTTCCAAAGCGGTCGATGATGTAAATGACAATGAAACGCAGATTCTGTTGGTCGGTGATTCTTCGCAAATTGCAGCATTACATGTTG AAGATCGAGCTGAACGGTGGATTCGACGAGCCTGGGATCGATACTTCATTCGAAGAACTCAACATAAAGATCGAGGACATTGA
- the LOC100880185 gene encoding uncharacterized protein LOC100880185 isoform X5 produces MTWIIDDHRETLFVRSSGFITKHVNTRRRTFELSRDSKYRNHARRNTPVHSIVLQSNRTDILECLSVLINENNTGNGRSEDLMLDEQLLDGTTLTAVTLPDGTQAFVANNFNDNEAEQKGPTTLELQSGDTILLRDISEFMEDKPFRFELDPAALVQAAHGTTIENVENAYPRVELIDGAAYVVTSHVDVGKDLWEIENGKLKKKESKILLNKLSASRIRHPCPREGCSKVYSTPHHLKVHERSHTGQRPYRCTHPKCKKSFSTGYSLKAHLRTHTGEKPYKCSTEACDKSFKTSGDLLKHVRTHTGERPFLCPFDGCGRSFTTSNIRKVHTQQRPFECKVCFRRYRQSSTLVMHKRTAHALVDHEDNVEDTFCQQSVQESSIRCNDKRKTSVAEESDGSPPLKITEKDGQIRISKAVDDVNDNETQILLVGDSSQIAALHKIELNGGFDEPGIDTSFEELNIKIEDIELGWN; encoded by the exons ATGACGTGGATCATCGACGATCATCGCGAAACGTTATTTGTTCGCAGTTCTGGATTTATAACGAAACATGTCAATACACGACGGAGAACTTTCGAATTGTCTCGTGACTCGAAGTATCGAAACCATGCCCGACGAAACACACCag TCCATTCTATCGTTTTACAGAGTAATCGTACGGATATACTGGAGTGCTTGTCAGTTTTGATTAATGAAAATAACACTGGAAATGGTCGATCAGAAGATTTAATGTTGGACGAACAACTATTGGATGGTACAACATTAACAGCTGTAACATTACCCGATGGAACACAAGCATTCGTTGCAAATAATTTTAACGATAATG AAGCAGAACAAAAAGGACCGACAACGTTAGAATTACAAAGCGGAGATACTATATTATTGCGAGATATATCAGAATTTATGGAAGATAAACCATTCCGTTTCGAATTAGATCCAGCTGCACTGGTCCAAGCAGCTCATGGCACTACCATAGAAAACGTTGAGAATGCTTATCCACGAGTAGAGTTGATCGATGGAGCTGCTTACGTGGTGACAAGCCATGTCGACGTTGGTAAAGATTTGTGGGAAATAGAGAATGGCAAATTGAAGAAAAAAGAATCgaagattttattaaataaattgtccGCATCAAGGATCAGACACCCTTGCCCGAGAGAGGGATGTTCAAAAGTTTACAGTACACCTCATCATTTGAAG GTACATGAACGATCTCATACCGGTCAGCGACCATACAGATGCACGCATCCCAAATGTAAGAAGAGTTTCTCGACAGGGTACAGTTTGAAAGCACATTTGCGTACGCATACAGGAGAAAAACCGTACAAATGTTCGACCGAAGCGTGCGATAAAAGTTTCAAGACTTCCGGTGATTTGTTAAAACACGTCCGCACACACACCGGAGAACGACCATTTCTTTGTCCATTCGATGGCTGCGGTCGTTCTTTTACTACCAGTAATATCAGAAAG gttCACACGCAACAACGACCGTTCGAATGCAAAGTTTGCTTCAGGAGGTACAGACAAAGCAGTACTCTTGTAATGCATAAACGAACAGCTCACGCTTTAGTCGATCACGAGGACAACGTTGAGGACACGTTTTGTCAACAGTCTGTTCAAGAATCTTCTATTCGGTGTAACGATAAGCGAAAGACAAGCGTTGCAGAGGAAAGTGACGGCAGTCCGCCGTTAAAG ATTACAGAGAAAGATGGACAGATTCGTATTTCCAAAGCGGTCGATGATGTAAATGACAATGAAACGCAGATTCTGTTGGTCGGTGATTCTTCGCAAATTGCAGCATTACAT AAGATCGAGCTGAACGGTGGATTCGACGAGCCTGGGATCGATACTTCATTCGAAGAACTCAACATAAAGATCGAGGACATTGAACTTGGATGGAATTGA
- the LOC100880185 gene encoding uncharacterized protein LOC100880185 isoform X3 has protein sequence MSIHDGELSNCLVTRSIETMPDETHQSNRTDILECLSVLINENNTGNGRSEDLMLDEQLLDGTTLTAVTLPDGTQAFVANNFNDNEAEQKGPTTLELQSGDTILLRDISEFMEDKPFRFELDPAALVQAAHGTTIENVENAYPRVELIDGAAYVVTSHVDVGKDLWEIENGKLKKKESKILLNKLSASRIRHPCPREGCSKVYSTPHHLKVHERSHTGQRPYRCTHPKCKKSFSTGYSLKAHLRTHTGEKPYKCSTEACDKSFKTSGDLLKHVRTHTGERPFLCPFDGCGRSFTTSNIRKVHVRTHTGERPYKCTQPKCGKAFASATNYKNHIRIHSGEKPYVCSIENCGRRFTEYSSLYKHHLVHTQQRPFECKVCFRRYRQSSTLVMHKRTAHALVDHEDNVEDTFCQQSVQESSIRCNDKRKTSVAEESDGSPPLKITEKDGQIRISKAVDDVNDNETQILLVGDSSQIAALHKIELNGGFDEPGIDTSFEELNIKIEDIELGWN, from the exons ATGTCAATACACGACGGAGAACTTTCGAATTGTCTCGTGACTCGAAGTATCGAAACCATGCCCGACGAAACACACCag AGTAATCGTACGGATATACTGGAGTGCTTGTCAGTTTTGATTAATGAAAATAACACTGGAAATGGTCGATCAGAAGATTTAATGTTGGACGAACAACTATTGGATGGTACAACATTAACAGCTGTAACATTACCCGATGGAACACAAGCATTCGTTGCAAATAATTTTAACGATAATG AAGCAGAACAAAAAGGACCGACAACGTTAGAATTACAAAGCGGAGATACTATATTATTGCGAGATATATCAGAATTTATGGAAGATAAACCATTCCGTTTCGAATTAGATCCAGCTGCACTGGTCCAAGCAGCTCATGGCACTACCATAGAAAACGTTGAGAATGCTTATCCACGAGTAGAGTTGATCGATGGAGCTGCTTACGTGGTGACAAGCCATGTCGACGTTGGTAAAGATTTGTGGGAAATAGAGAATGGCAAATTGAAGAAAAAAGAATCgaagattttattaaataaattgtccGCATCAAGGATCAGACACCCTTGCCCGAGAGAGGGATGTTCAAAAGTTTACAGTACACCTCATCATTTGAAG GTACATGAACGATCTCATACCGGTCAGCGACCATACAGATGCACGCATCCCAAATGTAAGAAGAGTTTCTCGACAGGGTACAGTTTGAAAGCACATTTGCGTACGCATACAGGAGAAAAACCGTACAAATGTTCGACCGAAGCGTGCGATAAAAGTTTCAAGACTTCCGGTGATTTGTTAAAACACGTCCGCACACACACCGGAGAACGACCATTTCTTTGTCCATTCGATGGCTGCGGTCGTTCTTTTACTACCAGTAATATCAGAAAG GTTCACGTTAGAACGCATACCGGTGAACGTCCATACAAATGTACGCAACCTAAATGCGGAAAAGCCTTCGCTAGCGCGACGaattataaaaatcatataCGAATTCATTCAGGCGAGAAACCTTATGTCTGTTCGATTGAAAATTGTGGAAGGAGATTCACGGAATACTCTAGTCTATATAAACATCACCTT gttCACACGCAACAACGACCGTTCGAATGCAAAGTTTGCTTCAGGAGGTACAGACAAAGCAGTACTCTTGTAATGCATAAACGAACAGCTCACGCTTTAGTCGATCACGAGGACAACGTTGAGGACACGTTTTGTCAACAGTCTGTTCAAGAATCTTCTATTCGGTGTAACGATAAGCGAAAGACAAGCGTTGCAGAGGAAAGTGACGGCAGTCCGCCGTTAAAG ATTACAGAGAAAGATGGACAGATTCGTATTTCCAAAGCGGTCGATGATGTAAATGACAATGAAACGCAGATTCTGTTGGTCGGTGATTCTTCGCAAATTGCAGCATTACAT AAGATCGAGCTGAACGGTGGATTCGACGAGCCTGGGATCGATACTTCATTCGAAGAACTCAACATAAAGATCGAGGACATTGAACTTGGATGGAATTGA
- the LOC100880185 gene encoding uncharacterized protein LOC100880185 isoform X6, with protein MLDEQLLDGTTLTAVTLPDGTQAFVANNFNDNEAEQKGPTTLELQSGDTILLRDISEFMEDKPFRFELDPAALVQAAHGTTIENVENAYPRVELIDGAAYVVTSHVDVGKDLWEIENGKLKKKESKILLNKLSASRIRHPCPREGCSKVYSTPHHLKVHERSHTGQRPYRCTHPKCKKSFSTGYSLKAHLRTHTGEKPYKCSTEACDKSFKTSGDLLKHVRTHTGERPFLCPFDGCGRSFTTSNIRKVHVRTHTGERPYKCTQPKCGKAFASATNYKNHIRIHSGEKPYVCSIENCGRRFTEYSSLYKHHLVHTQQRPFECKVCFRRYRQSSTLVMHKRTAHALVDHEDNVEDTFCQQSVQESSIRCNDKRKTSVAEESDGSPPLKITEKDGQIRISKAVDDVNDNETQILLVGDSSQIAALHKIELNGGFDEPGIDTSFEELNIKIEDIELGWN; from the exons ATGTTGGACGAACAACTATTGGATGGTACAACATTAACAGCTGTAACATTACCCGATGGAACACAAGCATTCGTTGCAAATAATTTTAACGATAATG AAGCAGAACAAAAAGGACCGACAACGTTAGAATTACAAAGCGGAGATACTATATTATTGCGAGATATATCAGAATTTATGGAAGATAAACCATTCCGTTTCGAATTAGATCCAGCTGCACTGGTCCAAGCAGCTCATGGCACTACCATAGAAAACGTTGAGAATGCTTATCCACGAGTAGAGTTGATCGATGGAGCTGCTTACGTGGTGACAAGCCATGTCGACGTTGGTAAAGATTTGTGGGAAATAGAGAATGGCAAATTGAAGAAAAAAGAATCgaagattttattaaataaattgtccGCATCAAGGATCAGACACCCTTGCCCGAGAGAGGGATGTTCAAAAGTTTACAGTACACCTCATCATTTGAAG GTACATGAACGATCTCATACCGGTCAGCGACCATACAGATGCACGCATCCCAAATGTAAGAAGAGTTTCTCGACAGGGTACAGTTTGAAAGCACATTTGCGTACGCATACAGGAGAAAAACCGTACAAATGTTCGACCGAAGCGTGCGATAAAAGTTTCAAGACTTCCGGTGATTTGTTAAAACACGTCCGCACACACACCGGAGAACGACCATTTCTTTGTCCATTCGATGGCTGCGGTCGTTCTTTTACTACCAGTAATATCAGAAAG GTTCACGTTAGAACGCATACCGGTGAACGTCCATACAAATGTACGCAACCTAAATGCGGAAAAGCCTTCGCTAGCGCGACGaattataaaaatcatataCGAATTCATTCAGGCGAGAAACCTTATGTCTGTTCGATTGAAAATTGTGGAAGGAGATTCACGGAATACTCTAGTCTATATAAACATCACCTT gttCACACGCAACAACGACCGTTCGAATGCAAAGTTTGCTTCAGGAGGTACAGACAAAGCAGTACTCTTGTAATGCATAAACGAACAGCTCACGCTTTAGTCGATCACGAGGACAACGTTGAGGACACGTTTTGTCAACAGTCTGTTCAAGAATCTTCTATTCGGTGTAACGATAAGCGAAAGACAAGCGTTGCAGAGGAAAGTGACGGCAGTCCGCCGTTAAAG ATTACAGAGAAAGATGGACAGATTCGTATTTCCAAAGCGGTCGATGATGTAAATGACAATGAAACGCAGATTCTGTTGGTCGGTGATTCTTCGCAAATTGCAGCATTACAT AAGATCGAGCTGAACGGTGGATTCGACGAGCCTGGGATCGATACTTCATTCGAAGAACTCAACATAAAGATCGAGGACATTGAACTTGGATGGAATTGA